One genomic region from Evansella sp. LMS18 encodes:
- a CDS encoding ABC transporter permease, with translation MLAYTIRRLLMLIPVLIGMSLITFSIIHLIPGNPARVILGDQATATAVANLEEQLGLNEPFLIQYGQYMLGLLQGDLGTSIRTNTAISGDIWPYLAATFELTIFAMVFAVIVGVNAGIISAWKQNSWFDYTAMVIALVGVSMPIFWLGLMQQWVFAQELGWLPAFGRENPRNPIESITHFNLLDALIHGQLDQWWTSFKHLILPGIALGTIPMAIIARMTRSSMLEVLRSDYIRTIEAKGSSTLSVIYRHGFKNAVIPVLTVVGLQTGTLLGGAILTETIFSWPGIGRYIYEAIGNRDYPVIQSGILVIATMFVFINLIVDLLYSYIDPRIKY, from the coding sequence ATGTTAGCTTATACAATTAGAAGACTGCTAATGCTTATCCCGGTTCTTATCGGTATGTCACTTATAACTTTTTCAATCATCCACCTGATTCCCGGAAACCCCGCGCGAGTTATTCTTGGCGATCAGGCAACCGCAACAGCCGTAGCGAATCTTGAAGAGCAATTAGGCCTTAATGAGCCTTTCTTAATCCAGTATGGCCAATATATGCTGGGTCTCCTGCAAGGCGATCTGGGTACTTCCATCCGTACAAATACGGCCATTTCGGGTGATATATGGCCGTATCTTGCAGCTACCTTTGAGCTCACAATCTTCGCGATGGTTTTTGCTGTCATTGTCGGGGTAAACGCAGGTATTATCAGTGCCTGGAAGCAAAACTCATGGTTTGACTACACAGCTATGGTCATTGCCCTTGTCGGGGTTTCTATGCCGATCTTCTGGCTTGGCCTTATGCAGCAATGGGTTTTTGCCCAGGAGCTTGGCTGGCTTCCTGCGTTCGGCCGTGAAAACCCAAGAAACCCGATAGAATCTATAACCCACTTTAACTTATTGGATGCTCTCATTCATGGACAGCTGGATCAGTGGTGGACTTCATTTAAGCACCTTATCCTTCCGGGAATAGCACTGGGGACCATCCCTATGGCTATTATAGCGAGGATGACCCGCTCCAGCATGCTTGAGGTGCTTCGTTCTGATTATATCCGGACTATTGAAGCAAAAGGATCTTCTACTCTTTCTGTAATCTACCGCCACGGTTTCAAAAATGCGGTTATTCCTGTACTTACAGTTGTAGGTCTGCAAACAGGCACATTGCTTGGGGGTGCTATTCTTACAGAGACCATCTTCAGCTGGCCTGGTATAGGAAGATATATTTACGAAGCAATCGGAAACCGTGATTATCCTGTTATTCAATCGGGGATTTTAGTTATCGCAACTATGTTCGTTTTTATTAACTTAATTGTAGACCTTTTATACAGCTACATCGATCCTCGAATTAAATACTAG
- a CDS encoding ABC transporter permease: MPGPENQKPNQADGEAISPWKEAYWQLRKNKLAIVGIIIITFFILIAIFAPLLTNYTYHSISAADRLQGPSAAHWLGTDDLGRDIFTRIVYGARISLMVGFFAVSGALIFGSILGIIAGYYGRWIDMIISRIFDIMLAFPSILLAIAIVAILGPSLQNALIAIAIVNIPIFGRLVRSKVISIRQEEYIMAAKAQGMKNGRILVHHVLPNSVAPIIVQATLSFGTAILEAAALGFLGLGAQAPTPEWGKMLSDSRQFIQSAPWTVLFPGLSIMLVVLGFNMIGDGLRDALDPKMKS, translated from the coding sequence ATGCCCGGCCCTGAAAATCAGAAGCCGAACCAGGCAGATGGAGAAGCTATCTCCCCCTGGAAAGAGGCATACTGGCAGTTAAGGAAAAATAAACTCGCAATCGTAGGTATTATCATTATTACCTTCTTCATTTTAATTGCTATTTTCGCACCGTTATTAACTAATTACACCTATCACAGTATCTCTGCTGCCGACCGTCTGCAGGGCCCTTCCGCAGCCCACTGGCTTGGTACCGACGACCTGGGGCGGGACATATTTACCCGTATCGTATACGGAGCGAGAATTTCCCTGATGGTTGGATTTTTCGCCGTCAGTGGCGCCCTTATTTTTGGATCCATTCTCGGGATAATCGCAGGCTATTATGGACGCTGGATTGATATGATTATTTCAAGAATCTTTGATATCATGTTAGCTTTCCCTAGTATTCTTCTTGCGATCGCTATCGTGGCTATCCTTGGCCCATCCCTGCAAAATGCCCTTATTGCGATAGCCATTGTAAACATACCTATATTCGGAAGGCTTGTGCGATCGAAGGTTATTTCCATTAGGCAGGAAGAATATATTATGGCTGCAAAGGCACAGGGTATGAAAAACGGAAGGATACTTGTCCACCACGTACTTCCGAACAGTGTAGCGCCTATAATTGTTCAGGCGACTTTAAGCTTCGGTACTGCAATACTTGAAGCGGCAGCACTCGGCTTCCTTGGCCTTGGGGCCCAGGCGCCTACACCGGAATGGGGAAAAATGCTGTCCGATTCCAGACAATTTATCCAGAGTGCTCCATGGACAGTACTCTTTCCCGGGTTATCAATTATGCTTGTAGTTCTCGGTTTTAATATGATTGGTGACGGTCTCCGGGACGCTCTCGATCCAAAAATGAAAAGCTAA
- a CDS encoding thiolase family protein, with amino-acid sequence MRETVIVEAVRTPIGKRKGKLSNVRPDELLALALEGLVKKAGISAEEVEDVIAGCVSQVGEQAPDVARTAALIAGFPETVPGVTIDRQCGSSQQAVHFASQAVASGDMDVVIACGVESMTRVPMFSNMQGATYSEKLTEKHEIINQGVSAERIAEKWELSRRELDTFALNSHERALKAQEKGVFDQEIIPVEVTLEDGSTELVKKDEGPRQGTSLEALGGLKTVFKEDGVITAGNASQMSDGASAVLIMSREKADELGLKPRFRIVARSVVGSDPTLMLTGPVPASEKVLKKAGLTIDDMDLYEVNEAFAPVPLVWLKDMKADPEKLNIYGGAIALGHPLGGSGTRVMTTLMNALEQTGGRYGLQAICEGFGMANATIIERISED; translated from the coding sequence ATGAGAGAGACAGTTATAGTTGAAGCAGTACGTACACCAATCGGTAAAAGAAAAGGTAAATTAAGCAACGTGAGGCCGGACGAACTTTTGGCTTTAGCGCTGGAAGGGCTCGTTAAAAAAGCCGGAATCAGTGCAGAAGAAGTGGAGGACGTCATTGCAGGATGTGTAAGCCAGGTCGGAGAACAGGCGCCGGATGTCGCCCGGACAGCTGCACTTATCGCAGGGTTCCCGGAAACGGTTCCAGGAGTGACGATTGACAGACAGTGCGGTTCCAGTCAGCAGGCTGTTCACTTCGCATCACAGGCTGTAGCCAGCGGTGATATGGACGTGGTCATTGCCTGCGGTGTGGAAAGCATGACGAGGGTGCCGATGTTTTCTAATATGCAGGGCGCCACATATAGTGAAAAGCTAACTGAAAAACACGAGATAATAAACCAGGGTGTTTCTGCTGAGCGTATCGCCGAAAAATGGGAACTCTCAAGGAGAGAACTGGATACATTTGCTTTAAACAGCCACGAGAGGGCGTTAAAAGCTCAGGAGAAGGGTGTTTTTGACCAGGAGATCATACCTGTTGAAGTAACTCTCGAGGACGGGAGTACGGAGCTTGTGAAAAAAGATGAAGGTCCGCGGCAAGGAACGTCTCTGGAGGCGCTTGGCGGGCTGAAGACGGTCTTTAAAGAGGACGGGGTAATTACTGCCGGTAACGCCTCGCAAATGAGCGACGGGGCTTCTGCTGTGCTGATAATGAGCAGGGAAAAGGCAGATGAACTGGGACTGAAACCAAGGTTCCGCATCGTGGCAAGAAGTGTTGTCGGTTCTGATCCTACTTTAATGTTAACAGGACCTGTTCCAGCTTCAGAGAAAGTACTGAAAAAAGCAGGCCTTACAATCGACGACATGGATTTATATGAGGTGAACGAAGCCTTCGCTCCTGTACCTCTGGTCTGGCTGAAGGACATGAAAGCAGACCCGGAAAAGCTGAATATATATGGAGGAGCGATTGCTCTTGGGCATCCTCTTGGAGGAAGCGGAACGAGAGTGATGACTACGCTTATGAATGCTTTGGAACAAACTGGAGGACGGTACGGGCTTCAGGCAATCTGTGAGGGCTTCGGCATGGCAAACGCTACGATAATCGAGAGGATAAGTGAGGATTAA
- a CDS encoding FAD-dependent oxidoreductase, producing MTTNKENNYEGLPRYPESYWLDSVERPEFPPLTDHKETDVVIVGGGITGITTGYLLSKEGYKVSILDGDRIFNGTTGHTTAKVTAQHNLIYDELIEHFGVDFARTYYEANTHACGFIRDFIEEHGLDCDYEEKDAILYATKEKTVSKLEKEFKAYERLGIPGELADSISINVKAKKALIMKKQAQFHPLKYVLKLVDEFIANGGVIYENSTAVDIMTKSETGQRLTVETAEGATITGNYVLSCSHFPFYESEGYYFSRLSPERSYIIAAKGNTEELDAMYLSVDQPDRSIRTVKINGENYLLIIGDSHKTGQGEPMMKHYENLKTFGEEAFQITDIPYRWSAQDLYTLDKVPYIGPISTNHTDILVATGFRKWGMSSSTVSAFILRDYVLGVDSPEMEIFSPDRFDMDPSLKKFLKENINVAKYMIKGKLEPTDKRPEEVEIDEGCTITVNGSRAGAYRDFEGKLHVVDTTCKHMGCEVEWNNGERTWDCPCHGSRYSYDGEVIEGPAEYPLDRIDPEEKLS from the coding sequence ATGACCACTAATAAGGAAAACAACTATGAAGGGCTTCCCCGATACCCGGAATCATACTGGCTCGACTCTGTGGAGCGGCCGGAGTTCCCCCCTCTTACAGACCATAAGGAAACAGATGTCGTAATAGTGGGCGGCGGGATTACCGGGATTACAACAGGTTATTTATTGAGTAAAGAAGGATACAAAGTCTCTATCCTTGATGGTGACAGGATTTTTAACGGGACAACAGGACATACAACCGCCAAAGTTACTGCCCAGCATAATCTGATTTACGATGAACTGATTGAACACTTCGGTGTGGATTTTGCCAGGACCTATTATGAAGCGAACACGCACGCGTGCGGTTTTATAAGGGACTTTATCGAAGAACACGGGCTTGACTGCGATTATGAGGAAAAAGATGCGATACTCTATGCGACAAAAGAAAAGACCGTTTCAAAACTGGAAAAAGAATTTAAGGCTTATGAAAGACTGGGAATACCAGGTGAGTTAGCCGACTCCATCTCTATTAATGTTAAAGCGAAAAAAGCTCTGATTATGAAAAAACAGGCACAGTTTCATCCACTAAAATATGTGCTTAAGCTTGTAGATGAATTTATTGCAAACGGCGGTGTAATATATGAAAACTCAACCGCTGTAGATATTATGACTAAATCTGAAACGGGACAGAGGCTGACGGTAGAAACTGCGGAGGGTGCCACTATCACAGGTAATTATGTATTATCCTGCTCTCACTTCCCTTTTTACGAAAGTGAAGGCTATTATTTTTCCAGGCTAAGCCCTGAACGGTCCTATATTATCGCAGCTAAAGGAAATACAGAAGAACTCGATGCCATGTACCTGAGTGTCGACCAGCCTGACAGGTCCATCAGAACGGTGAAAATTAACGGAGAAAATTACTTGCTGATAATTGGTGACAGCCATAAAACCGGACAGGGCGAACCAATGATGAAGCATTATGAAAACCTGAAGACCTTCGGTGAAGAGGCATTTCAAATAACAGACATTCCATACAGATGGTCCGCACAGGATCTTTACACATTGGATAAAGTGCCGTATATAGGTCCTATTTCTACAAACCACACAGATATACTTGTTGCTACCGGCTTCAGAAAATGGGGGATGTCCTCCAGTACAGTTTCTGCATTCATTTTAAGGGATTATGTTCTTGGTGTGGATTCACCTGAGATGGAGATATTCTCCCCAGACCGCTTTGATATGGACCCAAGCCTTAAGAAGTTTCTGAAAGAGAATATTAACGTAGCAAAATATATGATAAAAGGAAAATTGGAGCCTACCGATAAAAGACCTGAGGAAGTGGAAATCGATGAAGGCTGTACGATAACGGTTAACGGGAGCAGGGCTGGAGCCTACCGCGACTTTGAGGGCAAGCTGCATGTCGTGGACACGACATGCAAGCATATGGGCTGTGAAGTGGAGTGGAACAACGGCGAAAGGACATGGGACTGTCCCTGCCATGGTTCAAGATACTCCTACGATGGTGAGGTTATCGAAGGTCCTGCTGAATACCCTCTCGACAGGATCGACCCGGAGGAAAAATTATCTTAA
- a CDS encoding M20 family metallopeptidase, which produces MKDTLIKLIEEYKPRFFEISQYIGNNPELGNEEFKACKILTEELGRHGFEVKTGIVNQPTAFEAVYDSGQPGPHIGFMAEYDALPEVGHACGHNLIGTMGIAAGIALSKVLNQTGGKVFVYGTPAEETKGAKVTMAEEGLFSHLDAAIMAHPSDTYVKSGSSLAMDAIQFAFHGKSAHAAASPEKGINALDAVIQTFNSINALRQHVTPDVRIHGIIPEGGKAANVVPDYAVAQFYVRAGKRKELNEVVSKVKACAEAAALATGATLEISNYEYSYDDMVTNEVLSDLFTQNLAGLGVPEEAVREKTGGGSLDMGNVSQHTPSIHPFIKISEKSITAHTHEFREAALSKEGFEGMITGATAMAMTGFDLLSDNELLKKVKMEFHNSK; this is translated from the coding sequence TTGAAAGACACTCTCATAAAATTAATAGAAGAATACAAGCCAAGGTTTTTTGAAATCAGTCAATACATAGGCAACAACCCTGAACTTGGAAATGAAGAGTTTAAAGCTTGTAAAATACTCACGGAAGAACTTGGTAGACATGGCTTTGAAGTAAAGACCGGAATTGTTAATCAGCCTACCGCCTTCGAAGCAGTTTACGACAGCGGCCAGCCCGGCCCTCACATCGGCTTCATGGCGGAATACGACGCTCTTCCTGAGGTCGGCCATGCGTGCGGCCACAATTTAATCGGAACGATGGGAATAGCGGCAGGAATCGCCCTCAGTAAAGTTCTGAATCAGACTGGAGGAAAAGTCTTTGTGTACGGAACGCCAGCAGAGGAAACAAAAGGTGCGAAAGTTACTATGGCTGAAGAAGGCCTCTTCAGCCATCTTGACGCAGCAATTATGGCGCATCCGAGCGACACTTACGTAAAAAGCGGGAGTTCGTTAGCCATGGATGCTATTCAGTTTGCCTTCCATGGGAAGTCTGCCCATGCAGCCGCTTCTCCGGAAAAAGGAATTAACGCTCTCGATGCAGTTATTCAGACATTCAACTCTATTAACGCATTGAGACAGCACGTCACCCCGGATGTAAGAATTCACGGTATCATACCTGAAGGAGGAAAAGCAGCGAATGTCGTCCCTGATTATGCTGTCGCCCAGTTTTATGTAAGGGCGGGCAAACGAAAAGAACTGAATGAAGTAGTGTCTAAAGTCAAAGCTTGTGCCGAGGCGGCTGCCCTTGCTACTGGCGCCACCCTTGAAATTTCTAATTACGAATATTCTTATGATGATATGGTGACAAATGAGGTTTTATCTGATTTATTTACCCAGAACCTCGCTGGGCTCGGAGTCCCTGAAGAAGCTGTCAGAGAAAAAACAGGCGGCGGCTCTCTCGATATGGGTAATGTGAGCCAGCATACACCTTCTATTCACCCTTTTATTAAAATTAGCGAGAAGTCCATTACTGCCCACACTCACGAATTCCGTGAAGCTGCTCTAAGCAAAGAAGGCTTTGAAGGGATGATTACCGGAGCTACAGCTATGGCAATGACCGGATTTGACCTCCTGTCAGACAATGAGCTTCTCAAAAAAGTTAAAATGGAATTTCATAACAGCAAGTAG
- a CDS encoding general stress protein, with the protein MAANNNGKMSREEAGQKGGEKVSRKYNKSHFEEIGKKGGETTSDKYSKDHFEEIGKKGGETTSDKYSKKHFEEIGRKGGENSSRNS; encoded by the coding sequence ATGGCAGCAAACAACAATGGAAAAATGAGCCGCGAAGAAGCTGGTCAAAAAGGTGGCGAAAAAGTAAGCCGCAAGTATAACAAGAGCCACTTCGAAGAGATAGGTAAAAAAGGCGGAGAAACTACTAGTGATAAATATAGTAAAGACCACTTCGAAGAGATTGGCAAAAAAGGTGGAGAAACCACCAGCGATAAGTACTCAAAAAAGCATTTTGAGGAAATCGGCCGTAAAGGCGGCGAGAATTCCAGCAGAAACTCTTAA
- a CDS encoding glucose starvation-inducible protein B, translating into MATNNNNGKMSREEAGQKGGEKVSRKYNKSHFEEIGQKGGEATSKKYDSGHFEDIGQKGGETTSNKYNKSHFEEIGQKGGETTSKRYNKSHFEDIGQKGGETTSNKYGKDHYEEIGRKGGEKSRRNNS; encoded by the coding sequence ATGGCAACTAACAACAATAACGGAAAAATGAGTCGTGAAGAAGCAGGACAAAAAGGCGGAGAAAAAGTAAGCCGTAAGTACAACAAGAGCCACTTTGAGGAAATTGGTCAAAAAGGCGGAGAAGCTACAAGCAAAAAGTATGACAGTGGCCACTTTGAAGATATCGGCCAAAAGGGCGGAGAAACTACAAGCAACAAGTATAACAAGAGCCACTTTGAGGAAATCGGTCAAAAAGGTGGAGAAACTACAAGCAAGCGTTATAACAAGAGCCACTTTGAAGATATTGGACAAAAAGGCGGAGAAACTACAAGCAACAAGTATGGTAAGGACCATTATGAAGAAATTGGACGTAAGGGCGGAGAAAAATCCCGCAGAAACAACTCCTAA
- a CDS encoding stress-induced protein, KGG, repeat-containing protein, which translates to MATNNNNGKMSREEAGRKGGEKVSRKYGQDHFEEIGQKGGEKVKRKYGKDHFEDIGQKGGRNSSRNS; encoded by the coding sequence ATGGCAACTAACAACAATAATGGAAAAATGAGCCGTGAAGAAGCAGGACGTAAAGGCGGCGAGAAAGTAAGCCGTAAGTATGGCCAGGACCACTTCGAGGAAATCGGTCAAAAAGGCGGAGAAAAAGTGAAGCGTAAGTATGGTAAGGACCACTTTGAAGATATCGGCCAAAAAGGCGGCCGTAATTCAAGCCGAAACTCTTAA